ACAGGCTAAAACGACCACACACGGTTGAGGACGGCGCCGCTGACAATGCTGGCCAGAAACACGTTCACCATCTGGAAATAACCTGCAACAACAGCCATCATGCCGACATCGCGCAAAAACCAAGAAGAAAATTAAAAGATTTTGTTTAGAAGAGTTTTTTTTTATTTTCTTTTCTCTTAAGAAAACAAAACTGAGCAATACCATAGTGACCACAAACATAAAGGGCATCAATCCCATGTAAAGCACCGCTGTTGAAACGGCCCATACGGGCCAGAGGAGAGTTCTGGTTGCAGTTTTTAAAAACTCACTTTCTTTGATGACGGCGGCGATTGGAGGAGAGTTTTTGTAATAGAATTTTACAAATTTTTGCCCTAGTGAGAATTTATTTAAAACTTCATCTCTGAATTTTTTGAAAGTTTTTACTTTTGCGTTGAGTGGTGAGCCATAGGCTGCCGTAGAAATAAAGCAGTTTTGGTTGTCTTCGAGAAGTCCGTAAACTTCTCTTGGTTCTACGGAGTGTTGATCTACTACACAATTAGCACCAGCGAGATCTTTGAATACACCGATGTTTCCAGCTTCATCTTGAAAGCCGAACATAACAACGTATGTCTCTCCGTTTGTTAGGCCTTGATCAATTCTTCCATCGACAACTTCTTTGTTGTCGTCCAAGTCGATAATGTAGCTGTCGCTATCGTTATTCACGACATCTGGTGTTCCGCTCACAATTCCGCAGTTTGTTGGAGCAAAAAATCCTCTTAAGCCCGCGATAGGAGCAGCTCCTGGAGCTGAGAAATCTGCAACCGTAGAAAGCTCAGAGAGGTAAGCTTTTTCATCACCCGGATAAAGAGAATATTCTGCTACACCGGTGTTAATCGTGACGTTATTTGAAAGTGATAACCCAGAAATTTGAGGCATTCCGTATATGCCAATTTTGATATTAATAAAATCATCTGGAACTTCATCACCAGTGCTGTCTACGCCCAGTTTAAAAACTTTATTTGTTCCCATTACTGTATTGGGATAGATCAAGTTGAATCCACAAGCGGCATCACCAACAAGTTTTATACAAAAAGTACTCCACGGAATTGAAACCGTATAGTCTTGGCCTGCGACATAATTGCTAATGGTAGTAAATGAAACAGCTTGGTTGTCCGGGTCGACCATGACAACTTTTCCATTGGTATTATCCGATTTCATTCGAATTTCAAGGCGAGTCGTTGAGCAAACAGTTCTAAGATTGCAGGCTCCACGCGTTCCTAAGCGTTCGCAACTGTTAATTACTGTAAGATCGCTATTGCAAGCACCAACACCCGAAACCCCGGCCATAATATCAATGTTGGTACTACTTTCATTCTCATCAGGATCTAAATCCACTTCATTGGAAGCATTGTTGACAGCAGAAACTGTTACCGCCGCTTGAAGACTCAAACCTGATAAATGAACTAGTAAACCAATAAAAATAATAAAGAGTATTTTCATACTCAAATCAGATCATCGAGAGTTGAAATTGTCTATGCTTTTTAGGGAAAAAAGTTCTATTCGTAATAATCGAGATCGTGAGGAGATTCGTTGATCTGTCTGCGCTTTACTGTTTGTGCTTTCCCGAATTTGAAAACGCCAAAGACAGCACCTAGTGCTGCGTAAGTTAAGAATACAACAAAGAGCATGATTTCTGGTTTCCAAGCTACAATGATTAAAATCATTACGCCTAAAACTAAATAATGAAAAGGCATTCTCTCTCTGAAATCCAAATCTTTAAAGCTTCTATATCTAAAAGTAGAAACCATAACGAAGGAAAGAAGGAACGTGATCGTGAGAAGTCCCCAATGACGATAGCCCTCGAGACCCAATTCATTAAAGGCAAGTACCGAGCTCGCAACAATACCGGCAGACATAGGGATTGGTAAACCTTGAAAGTCTTTGCTCTCTACGCTTCCAATTTGAGTATTGAATCTTGCGAGTCTTAAAGCCCCGCATGCCACAAAAAGGAAACTTGCAAGCCAACCCACTCTGCCGAAGGGTTGAAGGGCCCATAAGAACATAAGAATTGCGGGCGCCATTCCGAAACTGATCAAATCACAGAGAGAATCAAACTCTGCTCCAAACTTACTAGTAGCTCTTGTCATTCTTGCTACCCGACCGTCAAGCAAATCAAAAACAGCGGCGGCGACGATAGCATAAGAGGCGATGGTGAATTCTTGTTTGATAGAATGAATAACAGAGAAAAAACCGAAGAACATGTTTGTCGCAGTTAATAGATTTGGCAGAACGTAAATCGTTAAGCCTAATCTTTCGCGAATAGGGAGGTGAGGACGCTGGAATCTTTTTCTTCTAAATCTCATATGCTCCTACATTATGGAGAACTGTGCCCAAAGTAAACACGCACTGAGTATTGGGAATGTGAAATTATCATCAAGTCCAAAAACCGGCGTTAATTCTGAAATTGCGCCAATAAGACCAGCAACTAAGCTTGCTAAAATCAATCGCTCGGACATCAGACCGGTGCCTGAAAAATAAACAATGCTCACAAGTGCACAAGCGATAAAGCCTGCAATAGTTCCCTGA
Above is a genomic segment from Bdellovibrionota bacterium containing:
- a CDS encoding CFI-box-CTERM domain-containing protein encodes the protein MKILFIIFIGLLVHLSGLSLQAAVTVSAVNNASNEVDLDPDENESSTNIDIMAGVSGVGACNSDLTVINSCERLGTRGACNLRTVCSTTRLEIRMKSDNTNGKVVMVDPDNQAVSFTTISNYVAGQDYTVSIPWSTFCIKLVGDAACGFNLIYPNTVMGTNKVFKLGVDSTGDEVPDDFINIKIGIYGMPQISGLSLSNNVTINTGVAEYSLYPGDEKAYLSELSTVADFSAPGAAPIAGLRGFFAPTNCGIVSGTPDVVNNDSDSYIIDLDDNKEVVDGRIDQGLTNGETYVVMFGFQDEAGNIGVFKDLAGANCVVDQHSVEPREVYGLLEDNQNCFISTAAYGSPLNAKVKTFKKFRDEVLNKFSLGQKFVKFYYKNSPPIAAVIKESEFLKTATRTLLWPVWAVSTAVLYMGLMPFMFVVTMVLLSFVFLREKKIKKNSSKQNLLIFFLVFARCRHDGCCCRLFPDGERVSGQHCQRRRPQPCVVVLAC
- the pssA gene encoding CDP-diacylglycerol--serine O-phosphatidyltransferase, which translates into the protein MRFRRKRFQRPHLPIRERLGLTIYVLPNLLTATNMFFGFFSVIHSIKQEFTIASYAIVAAAVFDLLDGRVARMTRATSKFGAEFDSLCDLISFGMAPAILMFLWALQPFGRVGWLASFLFVACGALRLARFNTQIGSVESKDFQGLPIPMSAGIVASSVLAFNELGLEGYRHWGLLTITFLLSFVMVSTFRYRSFKDLDFRERMPFHYLVLGVMILIIVAWKPEIMLFVVFLTYAALGAVFGVFKFGKAQTVKRRQINESPHDLDYYE